A stretch of Babylonia areolata isolate BAREFJ2019XMU chromosome 23, ASM4173473v1, whole genome shotgun sequence DNA encodes these proteins:
- the LOC143297954 gene encoding allograft inflammatory factor 1-like, which translates to MPTFDPTDKQGGKAFGEFMAKWESSFDETNKEFEEDETYKDDEELHDKLQQYKKKFIECDQDLSGDLNMMDVKYMLEKLGQAKTHLELKAMIKEVDSTNTGAINYRDFLRMMLGPQSSVLKMILLFESFNKPPEKPTGKPPKRDLASLP; encoded by the exons GAGGCAAGGCGTTTGGGGAATTCATGGCCAAATGGGAAAGCTCCTTTGATGAAACCAACAAA GAGTTTGAAGAGGATGAAACATACAAAGATGACGAAGAGCTCCACGACAAGCTCCAACAGTACAAGA AAAAGTTTATTGAGTGTGATCAGGATTTATCAGGAGACCTCA ACATGATGGACGTGAAGTACATGCTGGAGAAGCTGGGCCAGGCCAAGACCCACCTGGAGCTGAAGGCCATGATCAAGGAGGTGGACTCCACCAACACCGGCGCCATCAACTACAGGGACTTCCTCCGCATGATGCTCGGTCCCCAGTCCAGCGTGCTGAAAAT gatTCTGTTGTTTGAGTCATTCAACAAGCCTCCGGAGAAACCCACGGGAAAACCGCCCAAGCGTGACCTGGCCAGTCTGCCCTGA